One window of the Triticum dicoccoides isolate Atlit2015 ecotype Zavitan chromosome 3B, WEW_v2.0, whole genome shotgun sequence genome contains the following:
- the LOC119277613 gene encoding laccase-8-like, with product MKGASMLVPLVLALCAAMASAAVVEHNFTVGGMNISQLCMDSVIYTANEQMPGPTIEATEGDTVAVHVVNDSPYPLSLHWHGIFQLLSGWADGAHMITECPIQPSGNFTYRFNITGQEGTLWWHAHSSLLRATIYGALIIKPRNGTGGYPYTAPYGEIPIILGEWWNKNVDDVEKDAHLTGLGPDVSDALTINGKPGDLTSCRGAGIYEVEVEYNQTYLLRIINAAVNVELFFKVSGHNFTVVAIDASYTEPYATDVIVIAPGQTVDALMTTSATPGGRYYMAANVFESKTVQIRFNNGTVTGIITYKGAANGTAPSMPAMPAPTDVVTAGNFYWSLRGLVRPIDPPLPTTVDHQMLVEFGVDQAPCAPDQTRCQGFALVAFMNRNSFQFPKNASLLQASFDGVPGVYTEDFPSSPPLLPGIRKATSVKRVNHSDVVEVVLQSQAYSSALGTENHPIHLHGFNFFVLAQGLGRFDLNATYNLVNPRVRNTVIVPGGGWTVIRFVANNPGMWFMHCHLDAHLPLGLAMVFEVLNGPAPNILPPPPEDFPKCY from the exons ATGAAGGGAGCATCCATGCTCGTGCCGCTCGTGCTGGCTCTCTGCGCGGCCATGGCAAGCGCCGCAGTCGTGGAGCACAACTTCACT GTGGGCGGCATGAACATCTCTCAGCTCTGCATGGACAGCGTGATCTACACGGCCAACGAGCAGATGCCGGGACCGACCATCGAGGCCACCGAAGGCGACACGGTGGCCGTCCACGTCGTGAACGATTCACCGTACCCACTATCACTCCACTG GCACGGCATATTTCAGCTGCTGAGCGGGTGGGCCGACGGGGCTCACATGATCACGGAGTGCCCCATCCAGCCCTCTGGCAACTTCACGTACCGCTTCAACATCACCGGACAGGAGGGCACCCTGTGGTGGCACGCCCACTCCTCGCTCCTCCGCGCCACCATCTACGGCGCGCTCATCATAAAGCCGAGGAATGGCACGGGTGGCTACCCGTACACAGCACCATACGGCGAGATTCCAATCATACTAG GCGAGTGGTGGAACAAGAACGTGGACGATGTGGAGAAAGATGCCCACCTGACCGGCCTAGGGCCGGATGTGTCGGACGCCCTCACCATCAACGGCAAGCCGGGAGACCTGACTTCTTGCAGAG GAGCTGGTATCTACGAAGTGGAGGTGGAGTATAACCAGACGTACCTCCTCCGCATCATCAACGCCGCAGTCAATGTTGAGCTCTTCTTCAAGGTGTCGGGCCACAACTTCACCGTGGTCGCCATCGACGCGAGCTACACCGAGCCATACGCCACAGACGTCATCGTCATCGCGCCGGGCCAGACGGTGGACGCCCTCATGACCACCTCGGCGACGCCCGGCGGCCGGTACTACATGGCGGCCAACGTGTTCGAGAGCAAGACCGTCCAGATCCGATTCAACAACGGTACCGTCACCGGCATCATCACGTACAAGGGAGCGGCGAACGGCACCGCCCCCTCCATGCCAGCCATGCCAGCCCCCACAGACGTGGTGACCGCGGGCAACTTCTACTGGTCTCTGAGGGGCCTCGTCCGGCCGATCGACCCGCCGTTGCCAACGACGGTGGACCACCAGATGCTGGTGGAGTTCGGGGTGGACCAGGCGCCGTGCGCGCCGGACCAGACGAGGTGCCAGGGGTTCGCGCTGGTGGCGTTCATGAACAGGAACTCGTTCCAGTTCCCCAAGAACGCGTCGCTCCTGCAGGCGTCCTTCGACGGCGTCCCGGGCGTGTACACGGAGGACTTCCCGagctcgccgccgctgctgccggggATCCGGAAGGCGACATCGGTGAAGAGGGTGAACCACAGCGACGTGGTGGAGGTGGTGCTGCAGAGCCAGGCGTACAGCAGCGCCCTCGGCACGGAGAACCACCCGATCCACCTGCACGGCTTCAACTTCTTCGTGCTGGCGCAGGGGCTGGGGCGCTTCGACCTCAACGCCACGTACAACCTCGTGAACCCGCGCGTGCGCAACACCGTCATCGTGCCCGGCGGTGGGTGGACCGTCATCCGGTTCGTGGCGAATAACCCAG GTATGTGGTTCATGCACTGTCACTTGGACGCGCACCTGCCGTTGGGGCTGGCAATGGTGTTCGAGGTGCTCAATGGCCCGGCGCCGAATATCCTTCCTCCGCCTCCCGAGGACTTTCCGAAGTGCTACTGA